In Astatotilapia calliptera chromosome 20, fAstCal1.2, whole genome shotgun sequence, one genomic interval encodes:
- the edem2 gene encoding ER degradation-enhancing alpha-mannosidase-like protein 2 isoform X1 — MRAPVCAALLVWVLTDAAARQFSEEEMAAVRQRIKSMFYHAYNSYLDNAFPYDELRPLTCDGQDTWGSFSLTLIDALDTLLVLGNRTEFQRVASILQDTVDFDIDVNASVFETNIRVVGGLLSAHLLAKRAGMELEPGWPCSGPLLRMAEDAARKLLPAFETPTGMPYGTVNLLRGVSPTETPVTCTAGVGTFILEFATLSRLTGDPTFENVARRALRALWKTRSDIGLVGNHIDIVSTKWVAQDAGIGAGVDSYFEYLVKGAVMLQDEELLSMFQAYDRAIQNYTRFDDWYLWVQMHKGTVSMPIFQSLEAFWPGLQSLLGNLDSAVRTFQNYYSVWRQFGGLPEFYSIPQGYTVDKREGYPLRPELIESAMYLFRATGDHTYLQLGVDALESIEKIAKTPCGYASVKDLRDHQLDNRMESFFLAETIKYLYLLFDPTHFLHGGGTEGDGSWEEGGEAGECVLGAGGFIFNTEAHPLDPAALYCCGRHDQDRQELQDILLTLSQPGSQSKPPPKQTEGGSQSESIALKPGEKKTPPLLSCPVQPFSARLSILGQVFTDNT; from the exons atGCGCGCTCCCGTGTGCGCGGCGCTGCTGGTGTGGGTGCTGACGGATGCGGCAGCTCGTCAGTTCTCGGAGGAGGAGATGGCTGCTGTCAG ACAGCGCATCAAATCCATGTTCTACCACGCCTATAACAGTTACCTTGACAACGCCTTCCCCTACGATGAGCTCCGCCCTCTCACCTGCGATGGACAGGACACGTGGGGCAG TTTCTCGCTCACTCTGATTGACGCCCTCGACACTCTGCTG GTTTTGGGAAACCGTACGGAGTTCCAGCGAGTGGCGTCGATCCTCCAAGACACCGTCGACTTCGACATCGACGTCAACGCGTCCGTGTTTGAAACCAACATCAGAG TTGTGGGTGGTCTGCTGTCAGCCCATCTCTTGGCGAAGAGGGCGGGAATGGAGCTGGAGCCCGGGTGGCCCTGCTCAGGACCGCTGCTGAGGATGGCCGAGGACGCCGCCAGGAAGCTGCTGCCTG CGTTTGAGACTCCCACCGGCATGCCGTACGGTACGGTGAACCTTCTGCGTGGCGTCAGTCCCACTGAGACACCGGTCACCTGTACCGCTGGCGTGGGAACCTTCATCCTGGAGTTCGCCACACTGAGTCGACTAACGGGAGACCCGACATTTGAGAACGTCGCCCGCCGAGCCCTGAGAGCCCTGTGGAAGACCAGATCTGACATCGGACTG GTGGGGAACCACATTGACATCGTGTCCACGAAGTGGGTCGCTCAGGATGCTGGTATTGGCGCGGGAGTCGACTCGTACTTCGAGTATCTGGTCAAAGGAGCCGttatgctgcaggatgaagagcTGCTCAGCATGTTCCAGG CGTATGATCGAGCCATCCAGAACTACACCCGCTTTGACGACTGGTACCTGTGGGTGCAGATGCACAAAGGAACTGTGTCCATGCCCATTTTCCAGAGTCTGGAGGCCTTCTGGCCCGGCCTGCAG TCTCTGCTGGGAAACCTGGACAGTGCTGTGAGAACTTTCCAGAATTATTATTCTGtgtggagacagtttggaggacTGCCTGAGTTTTACAGCATCCCTCAGGGTTACACTGTGGATAAGAGAGAGGGCTACCCACTGAGACCAG AGTTAATCGAGAGCGCGATGTACCTGTTCAGGGCAACAGGTGATCACACCTATCTCCAGCTGGGCGTCGACGCTCTGGAGTCCATCGAGAAGATCGCCAAGACGCCGTGTGGATATGCCAGC GTTAAAGACCTGCGAGATCACCAGCTGGACAACAGGATGGAATCCTTCTTTCTAGCTGAAACCATCAAGTACCTCTACCTGCTCTTTGACCCCACCCACTTTCTGCACGGCGGAGGGACGGAGGGGGACGGGTCGTGGGAGGAGGGTGGGGAGGCGGGGGAGTGTGTGTTAGGGGCAGGGGGGTTCATCTTTAACACGGAGGCTCACCCTCTGGATCCGGCGGCGCTGTACTGCTGCGGCCGGCACGACCAGGACCGCCAGGAGCTACAAGACATCCTGCTCACCCTGTCGCAGCCCGGCAGCCAATCAAAACCCCCTCCCAAACAGACAGAGGGGGGCAGCCAATCGGAGAGCATTGCTCTGAAACCCGGAGAGAAGAAGACGCCCCCTCTGCTGTCCTGCCCCGTTCAGCCGTTCAGCGCTCGGCTCTCCATCCTGGGACAAGTTTTTACCGACAACACGTGA
- the edem2 gene encoding ER degradation-enhancing alpha-mannosidase-like protein 2 isoform X2: MFYHAYNSYLDNAFPYDELRPLTCDGQDTWGSFSLTLIDALDTLLVLGNRTEFQRVASILQDTVDFDIDVNASVFETNIRVVGGLLSAHLLAKRAGMELEPGWPCSGPLLRMAEDAARKLLPAFETPTGMPYGTVNLLRGVSPTETPVTCTAGVGTFILEFATLSRLTGDPTFENVARRALRALWKTRSDIGLVGNHIDIVSTKWVAQDAGIGAGVDSYFEYLVKGAVMLQDEELLSMFQAYDRAIQNYTRFDDWYLWVQMHKGTVSMPIFQSLEAFWPGLQSLLGNLDSAVRTFQNYYSVWRQFGGLPEFYSIPQGYTVDKREGYPLRPELIESAMYLFRATGDHTYLQLGVDALESIEKIAKTPCGYASVKDLRDHQLDNRMESFFLAETIKYLYLLFDPTHFLHGGGTEGDGSWEEGGEAGECVLGAGGFIFNTEAHPLDPAALYCCGRHDQDRQELQDILLTLSQPGSQSKPPPKQTEGGSQSESIALKPGEKKTPPLLSCPVQPFSARLSILGQVFTDNT, translated from the exons ATGTTCTACCACGCCTATAACAGTTACCTTGACAACGCCTTCCCCTACGATGAGCTCCGCCCTCTCACCTGCGATGGACAGGACACGTGGGGCAG TTTCTCGCTCACTCTGATTGACGCCCTCGACACTCTGCTG GTTTTGGGAAACCGTACGGAGTTCCAGCGAGTGGCGTCGATCCTCCAAGACACCGTCGACTTCGACATCGACGTCAACGCGTCCGTGTTTGAAACCAACATCAGAG TTGTGGGTGGTCTGCTGTCAGCCCATCTCTTGGCGAAGAGGGCGGGAATGGAGCTGGAGCCCGGGTGGCCCTGCTCAGGACCGCTGCTGAGGATGGCCGAGGACGCCGCCAGGAAGCTGCTGCCTG CGTTTGAGACTCCCACCGGCATGCCGTACGGTACGGTGAACCTTCTGCGTGGCGTCAGTCCCACTGAGACACCGGTCACCTGTACCGCTGGCGTGGGAACCTTCATCCTGGAGTTCGCCACACTGAGTCGACTAACGGGAGACCCGACATTTGAGAACGTCGCCCGCCGAGCCCTGAGAGCCCTGTGGAAGACCAGATCTGACATCGGACTG GTGGGGAACCACATTGACATCGTGTCCACGAAGTGGGTCGCTCAGGATGCTGGTATTGGCGCGGGAGTCGACTCGTACTTCGAGTATCTGGTCAAAGGAGCCGttatgctgcaggatgaagagcTGCTCAGCATGTTCCAGG CGTATGATCGAGCCATCCAGAACTACACCCGCTTTGACGACTGGTACCTGTGGGTGCAGATGCACAAAGGAACTGTGTCCATGCCCATTTTCCAGAGTCTGGAGGCCTTCTGGCCCGGCCTGCAG TCTCTGCTGGGAAACCTGGACAGTGCTGTGAGAACTTTCCAGAATTATTATTCTGtgtggagacagtttggaggacTGCCTGAGTTTTACAGCATCCCTCAGGGTTACACTGTGGATAAGAGAGAGGGCTACCCACTGAGACCAG AGTTAATCGAGAGCGCGATGTACCTGTTCAGGGCAACAGGTGATCACACCTATCTCCAGCTGGGCGTCGACGCTCTGGAGTCCATCGAGAAGATCGCCAAGACGCCGTGTGGATATGCCAGC GTTAAAGACCTGCGAGATCACCAGCTGGACAACAGGATGGAATCCTTCTTTCTAGCTGAAACCATCAAGTACCTCTACCTGCTCTTTGACCCCACCCACTTTCTGCACGGCGGAGGGACGGAGGGGGACGGGTCGTGGGAGGAGGGTGGGGAGGCGGGGGAGTGTGTGTTAGGGGCAGGGGGGTTCATCTTTAACACGGAGGCTCACCCTCTGGATCCGGCGGCGCTGTACTGCTGCGGCCGGCACGACCAGGACCGCCAGGAGCTACAAGACATCCTGCTCACCCTGTCGCAGCCCGGCAGCCAATCAAAACCCCCTCCCAAACAGACAGAGGGGGGCAGCCAATCGGAGAGCATTGCTCTGAAACCCGGAGAGAAGAAGACGCCCCCTCTGCTGTCCTGCCCCGTTCAGCCGTTCAGCGCTCGGCTCTCCATCCTGGGACAAGTTTTTACCGACAACACGTGA